Proteins found in one Paenibacillus dendritiformis genomic segment:
- a CDS encoding GNAT family N-acetyltransferase, with translation MNILHERPGIGEYVELRAAAGLDPKEEEAAHTALRNSLYCIVMRGDHGQLLGMGRIIGDGACYFQIVDVLIHPSSQGEECQQTIMNALMEYLEQQAPQGAHILLMADVPSVGFYRKYGFELTYPNSLSMTRRL, from the coding sequence ATGAACATTTTGCATGAACGGCCCGGCATTGGAGAGTATGTGGAATTGCGAGCCGCGGCAGGTCTCGATCCGAAGGAGGAGGAGGCTGCCCATACGGCATTAAGGAATTCGCTGTATTGCATCGTGATGAGAGGCGACCATGGGCAACTGCTTGGAATGGGGAGAATCATCGGCGACGGGGCTTGTTATTTTCAGATCGTAGACGTCCTGATCCATCCCTCCAGCCAAGGCGAGGAATGTCAGCAGACGATAATGAACGCATTGATGGAGTATTTGGAGCAGCAGGCGCCGCAAGGGGCACACATCCTGCTTATGGCCGATGTCCCATCCGTTGGCTTCTACAGGAAATACGGCTTCGAGCTGACTTACCCGAATTCGTTGAGCATGACCCGGAGGCTATAA
- a CDS encoding ABC transporter permease has product MRIVAAIWFRNVKLFIRNRVQLVLMLIMPFFYLYLLSSAFASTSITNPLHYVLAGIVIIVVFQTSLNIATSTIEDIVSGYMKEVLVSPVKRIQIAAGQMLASATIATFQGIMILIIGYCIGMTYASILTPFAIIGFMILVGLVFSAFGLFLATLAKNSQTFQIVSVAVTTPFTFLCGVYIPLSLLPDGLQYMALFNPMTYAAAFFRALSLEKMSLPPDELVAEQLAFKVSDFVITPQLGIIFIISFGILFLLLSTIAFAKVDFSRMNRAQGTKDIFQQ; this is encoded by the coding sequence ATGCGCATTGTTGCGGCGATATGGTTTCGAAATGTCAAACTATTTATCAGAAATCGTGTGCAATTGGTTTTAATGCTGATAATGCCGTTTTTTTATTTATATTTGTTAAGCTCCGCTTTCGCAAGCACATCGATAACCAATCCGTTACATTATGTGCTGGCCGGTATTGTAATCATTGTCGTGTTCCAGACATCGCTGAATATCGCAACCTCGACGATCGAAGATATCGTGTCCGGGTATATGAAAGAAGTGCTTGTTAGTCCTGTCAAAAGAATACAGATCGCGGCCGGACAAATGCTGGCCTCGGCAACGATTGCTACGTTCCAAGGGATTATGATTTTGATCATCGGTTATTGTATCGGCATGACCTATGCATCCATTTTGACCCCCTTTGCCATTATCGGCTTCATGATTTTAGTCGGACTTGTATTTTCGGCGTTCGGATTATTTTTAGCGACATTAGCCAAAAATTCGCAGACCTTTCAGATTGTCTCGGTCGCCGTTACAACGCCGTTCACTTTTTTATGCGGCGTGTACATTCCGCTTAGCTTGCTGCCGGACGGCTTGCAGTATATGGCGTTGTTTAATCCGATGACCTATGCCGCGGCATTTTTCAGAGCGCTTAGTTTAGAAAAAATGTCTTTGCCGCCAGACGAGTTAGTCGCCGAACAGCTCGCGTTTAAAGTAAGTGATTTTGTGATAACTCCTCAACTGGGCATCATCTTTATCATTTCATTCGGGATCTTATTTTTATTGCTCTCGACGATTGCCTTTGCCAAAGTTGATTTTTCAAGAATGAACCGGGCGCAAGGAACGAAAGATATTTTTCAGCAATAG
- a CDS encoding UDP-N-acetylmuramoyl-L-alanyl-D-glutamate--2,6-diaminopimelate ligase, with translation MDVNIAAAKGERGLKLRELVDLLTMAQVRGELDVEITGISIHSQQVESGELFVCIPGTPGLQKDRHLFINEAIAAGAAALIVERDVTANVPVIQVPSARYALAILAAHLYGYPSRELHLIGVTGTNGKTTTSHMIDKILAHAGYRTGLMGNIGTKIGRELLHTDINTQPPHRLQANLRKMKDLSTDYCVMEVTSQGLHMGRVLGCDYRIAVLTNVTQDHLDYHGTMENYMAAKGLLFSGLGNSFSPDRARRKFAILNADDDASAYFRDLTSAQVITYGIHKAADVRAAEIQLTSRGTTFMVHSFAGTMAMELKLVGMFNVYNALAAISTALAERIPLDVIRQGLADLTSVPGRMEVIDEGQEFLVLADYAHTPDGLDKALAALREFAEGKIITVFGCGGDRDRTKRPLMGQLAAKYSDVVIITSDNPRSEDPVRILKDIERGLHEHGACEAAYVLIEDRRQAIVRAIEMAGPGDIVLIAGKGHETYQLINDCALHFDDREEAREAIRQKMMAGRQ, from the coding sequence ATGGATGTCAATATTGCCGCGGCTAAGGGGGAGAGGGGCTTGAAACTAAGGGAGCTTGTTGATCTGTTAACAATGGCTCAAGTTCGGGGGGAACTGGACGTCGAGATTACCGGTATCAGTATTCACTCTCAACAAGTGGAGTCGGGGGAGCTTTTTGTCTGCATTCCGGGCACGCCCGGACTGCAGAAAGACCGCCATCTATTTATCAATGAGGCGATAGCGGCGGGGGCTGCTGCTCTCATTGTGGAACGGGATGTTACGGCCAATGTGCCGGTCATCCAAGTGCCAAGCGCCCGCTACGCTTTGGCAATCCTTGCGGCGCATTTATACGGGTATCCGAGTCGGGAGCTCCATCTCATTGGCGTGACAGGGACGAACGGGAAGACGACGACAAGCCATATGATTGACAAGATTTTGGCGCATGCCGGTTATCGTACCGGGTTGATGGGGAATATCGGCACCAAGATAGGCAGAGAATTGCTGCACACGGATATCAATACGCAGCCCCCCCATCGCCTCCAAGCGAATCTCAGGAAGATGAAGGACCTGTCCACGGATTATTGCGTGATGGAAGTAACCTCCCAAGGGCTGCACATGGGGCGAGTCCTCGGTTGCGATTATCGAATTGCGGTGCTTACGAACGTAACCCAGGACCATCTGGATTATCATGGCACCATGGAGAACTATATGGCGGCCAAGGGATTGCTCTTCTCGGGTCTTGGGAATTCGTTCTCGCCGGATCGCGCTCGGCGGAAATTTGCCATTTTGAACGCAGATGACGATGCTTCCGCCTATTTCCGGGACCTGACGTCAGCACAGGTGATTACTTACGGAATTCATAAGGCGGCAGATGTGAGAGCTGCGGAGATTCAATTGACTTCGCGAGGAACAACCTTCATGGTGCATTCCTTCGCAGGAACGATGGCAATGGAGTTGAAGTTGGTCGGCATGTTCAACGTATATAACGCGCTTGCTGCGATCAGCACGGCGCTTGCGGAGCGCATCCCTCTTGACGTGATCCGGCAAGGATTGGCCGACTTGACGAGCGTACCCGGCCGCATGGAGGTCATTGACGAAGGACAGGAGTTTCTTGTGCTGGCCGATTACGCCCACACGCCGGACGGCTTAGATAAGGCGCTGGCCGCTCTGCGTGAATTCGCGGAAGGGAAGATCATCACCGTATTCGGCTGCGGCGGGGACAGGGATCGGACCAAACGGCCGCTTATGGGCCAACTGGCCGCAAAGTACAGTGATGTTGTCATCATCACTTCCGATAATCCTCGCAGCGAGGATCCCGTTCGCATCCTGAAAGATATCGAGAGGGGACTGCATGAACATGGAGCCTGCGAGGCAGCGTATGTCCTCATCGAGGATCGCAGGCAAGCGATTGTCCGTGCGATTGAGATGGCCGGCCCTGGCGATATCGTGCTCATTGCGGGCAAAGGTCATGAAACCTATCAATTGATCAACGATTGCGCGCTGCATTTTGATGACCGGGAAGAGGCGAGGGAAGCAATCCGGCAGAAGATGATGGCCGGGAGGCAGTAA
- a CDS encoding cation:proton antiporter regulatory subunit, translating into MYIKETDLPGIGHKYEMVTQSSDRLVVVIHDDGRREMYHFDNHDQDDCTSMVTLEDEEARQLAAIVGGMTYRPKALETMDVALEDLTIEWYRVAPDAACVGSTIGQANIRQTAGVTIIAAIEKGAKHINPGPEYTFKADTILVVAGERHQLKQLKQLLQTGRR; encoded by the coding sequence ATGTACATTAAAGAAACCGACCTGCCAGGCATCGGTCATAAATACGAAATGGTAACGCAAAGCAGCGATAGGCTGGTCGTTGTCATCCATGATGACGGCCGGCGCGAAATGTATCATTTTGATAACCATGATCAGGATGATTGCACATCCATGGTTACGCTCGAGGATGAAGAAGCAAGACAACTTGCGGCGATCGTCGGGGGAATGACTTACCGGCCGAAGGCATTGGAGACGATGGATGTCGCTTTAGAGGATTTGACGATTGAATGGTACAGAGTCGCGCCTGATGCTGCCTGTGTCGGCAGCACGATCGGCCAAGCGAATATCCGTCAGACGGCGGGAGTCACGATTATTGCCGCTATTGAGAAAGGCGCCAAGCATATCAATCCCGGTCCGGAGTATACCTTTAAGGCAGACACGATCCTCGTCGTTGCGGGCGAACGCCACCAATTGAAGCAGTTGAAGCAGCTGCTGCAAACCGGGAGACGCTGA
- a CDS encoding cation diffusion facilitator family transporter: MHVNGPKIAMLSVLSNAFVVLLKLVVGMFTGSIAVISEAIHSSLDLAASLIAFFSVRLSGRSADKNHPYGHGKVENISGTVETLLIFIAGAWIMYECVHKLFEPAPIELPYLGVIVMFVGAGINFIVSRRVSKAASELNSVAMKSNALHLLTDVYTSLGVGCSLLLATLTGWTILDPIIGIILALYIMREAYKLMKESFPPLLDARLTDQEEREIVQVIESFQEQYIEFHDLRTRRSGPVEYVDFHLVVPSKLDIATAHQLCDDIEQAITAAFRRAQVFIHIEPEHERLAARMNRG; this comes from the coding sequence ATGCATGTGAATGGTCCGAAAATAGCTATGTTATCGGTGCTCAGTAATGCCTTCGTCGTCTTGTTGAAGCTCGTCGTAGGCATGTTTACCGGCTCGATTGCCGTCATCTCGGAAGCGATCCACTCCTCGCTGGATTTGGCGGCTTCCTTGATCGCTTTTTTCTCGGTGCGGCTGTCGGGCCGTTCCGCGGATAAGAATCATCCATACGGGCATGGCAAGGTGGAGAACATATCGGGAACCGTGGAGACGCTGCTTATTTTTATTGCGGGCGCCTGGATTATGTATGAATGTGTTCACAAGCTGTTCGAGCCTGCGCCGATTGAACTGCCTTATTTGGGCGTCATCGTCATGTTTGTCGGGGCGGGCATCAATTTCATCGTATCTCGCCGAGTAAGCAAAGCGGCATCAGAGCTGAATTCGGTCGCCATGAAATCCAATGCGCTGCATTTGCTTACCGATGTGTATACATCCTTAGGCGTCGGTTGCAGCCTGTTATTGGCCACCTTGACCGGATGGACGATATTGGATCCGATCATCGGCATAATCCTGGCTCTGTACATCATGAGAGAGGCGTATAAGCTGATGAAGGAATCCTTTCCTCCCCTGCTGGACGCTCGCTTGACCGATCAAGAGGAAAGAGAAATTGTGCAAGTGATTGAATCTTTTCAAGAACAATATATTGAGTTCCATGACTTGCGCACCCGTCGATCCGGTCCCGTCGAATACGTCGATTTCCATCTCGTGGTCCCCTCCAAGCTGGATATCGCTACAGCTCACCAGCTATGCGATGACATCGAGCAGGCGATTACGGCGGCGTTCCGCCGTGCGCAAGTATTCATACATATCGAACCGGAGCATGAACGATTGGCAGCTCGAATGAATAGGGGCTAA
- a CDS encoding H-type small acid-soluble spore protein encodes MNTQRAIEISASPVMTDVTYLGEPVYIQHVNEESGIARIYPLSNPEEERDVPVNMLIEG; translated from the coding sequence ATGAATACGCAAAGAGCTATCGAAATCTCAGCATCGCCGGTTATGACAGACGTTACTTACCTAGGGGAGCCCGTATACATTCAACATGTGAATGAAGAGAGTGGCATCGCAAGAATTTACCCCCTTAGCAATCCGGAAGAGGAACGGGACGTTCCGGTTAACATGCTTATCGAAGGTTAA
- a CDS encoding GyrI-like domain-containing protein: MAEYTLEEKDSFTVLGIGTELKSKYTDFAGLNKEKADFWSAIKQDGRLDTLKAIAANDYIFAVNEAVNNKLMYYAGVMTEQSVPEASRVIQFPKGEYLVVKGEGQTAEELSNLLTGIAFGQVLPEAKNFAYVGGPNASVEMGQRNGFVYGEMWIPVVRK, translated from the coding sequence ATGGCAGAATATACTCTGGAAGAAAAAGATAGCTTTACCGTTTTAGGTATTGGAACTGAGCTTAAGAGCAAGTACACAGACTTTGCTGGATTGAACAAGGAAAAGGCAGACTTTTGGTCGGCCATCAAACAAGATGGAAGGCTGGACACTTTAAAGGCCATCGCCGCAAATGACTACATTTTTGCCGTGAACGAAGCGGTGAATAACAAATTGATGTATTATGCCGGCGTCATGACAGAGCAATCGGTACCGGAAGCATCCAGGGTTATCCAATTCCCTAAGGGGGAATACCTCGTTGTTAAAGGGGAAGGACAGACGGCTGAGGAATTGAGTAATCTTCTTACTGGCATTGCCTTCGGTCAAGTCTTGCCGGAAGCAAAGAACTTTGCCTATGTTGGCGGGCCAAATGCATCGGTCGAGATGGGGCAGCGTAACGGCTTCGTATATGGTGAAATGTGGATTCCTGTCGTTAGGAAATAA
- a CDS encoding VOC family protein — protein sequence MIQGLFETHIHVTNLERSAEFYENTLGLEFAYQDKRRVRFYWIGHRGKAMLGIWEKEPAQVIRQHFAFHTTIEHMKHAVPFLKERGLPVRNFLNDGTERPFVFAWMPAVSIYFADPDGHSLEFITMLPDEPQPELGVVPWDEWETAHGRQADW from the coding sequence TTGATCCAAGGTCTGTTTGAGACACATATCCATGTGACCAATCTGGAACGATCGGCCGAATTTTACGAGAACACGCTTGGACTGGAATTTGCCTATCAGGACAAGCGGCGAGTAAGATTCTATTGGATTGGACACAGAGGTAAAGCAATGCTCGGCATATGGGAAAAAGAACCTGCCCAAGTTATTCGACAGCACTTTGCCTTTCACACCACGATCGAACATATGAAGCATGCAGTTCCGTTTTTAAAAGAGCGCGGACTTCCTGTGCGGAACTTCTTGAATGATGGTACGGAACGCCCCTTTGTCTTCGCATGGATGCCCGCCGTGTCGATATACTTTGCCGATCCAGACGGGCATTCCCTGGAATTCATAACCATGCTGCCCGATGAGCCGCAGCCGGAATTGGGCGTCGTGCCCTGGGATGAATGGGAAACGGCGCATGGCCGGCAGGCAGACTGGTAA
- a CDS encoding ABC transporter ATP-binding protein — protein sequence MDNIIVVKDFVKKYGDFTAVDRVSFEVESGSIFGFLGPNGAGKSTTINTLCTIMEKTSGVLLIDGKDVNRDKDKVRSVIGVVFQDSTLDNKMTVEENLKMHCYFYGLPKSIMNERIDFVLEIVDMTDWKKAMAGSLSGGMKRRVEIARSLLHFPKVLFLDEPTTGLDPQTRANTWEYIIKLQKEKNLTIFLTTHYMDEAEICNKVAVMDHGKIIAFDEPHALKQRYTKDKVHIASSDERALEYLLQHFEMSYERKNGYFAAEFTRLSDLLDIVSEHRPAITDIEIKKGTLNDVFLEITGKDIRG from the coding sequence ATGGACAACATTATCGTGGTGAAAGATTTTGTGAAGAAATATGGGGATTTCACAGCGGTCGACCGGGTATCCTTTGAAGTCGAGAGTGGAAGCATCTTCGGTTTTTTAGGACCTAACGGCGCGGGCAAAAGCACTACAATCAACACCTTATGTACGATCATGGAGAAAACGTCGGGCGTGCTGCTTATCGACGGCAAGGATGTAAACCGGGATAAAGACAAGGTCCGAAGCGTGATTGGGGTTGTGTTCCAAGACTCAACCCTCGACAACAAAATGACGGTTGAAGAAAATTTGAAGATGCACTGCTATTTTTACGGTTTGCCGAAATCCATTATGAATGAGCGTATTGATTTTGTGCTGGAGATCGTTGATATGACGGACTGGAAAAAGGCAATGGCCGGCAGCTTGTCGGGAGGCATGAAAAGAAGAGTCGAGATCGCCAGAAGCCTCCTGCATTTTCCTAAAGTTTTGTTTTTGGATGAACCTACGACAGGGCTTGATCCGCAGACGAGAGCGAATACTTGGGAGTACATTATCAAGCTCCAAAAGGAGAAAAATTTGACGATATTTTTAACGACTCATTATATGGACGAGGCTGAAATTTGCAATAAAGTGGCTGTTATGGACCACGGCAAAATTATTGCGTTCGATGAGCCGCACGCATTGAAGCAGCGATACACCAAAGACAAAGTTCATATCGCTAGCAGCGACGAGCGTGCATTAGAATACTTGTTGCAACATTTTGAGATGAGCTATGAGAGAAAAAACGGTTACTTCGCCGCAGAATTTACCCGATTATCCGACCTGCTGGACATCGTCAGCGAACATCGGCCGGCGATTACCGATATCGAAATTAAAAAAGGTACGTTAAACGATGTGTTTCTTGAAATTACGGGCAAGGATATAAGGGGGTAA
- a CDS encoding TioE family transcriptional regulator has translation MRYYKPNEIAKELRISTSALRHYEAWGVVPAPARAANGYRLYTIEHLAYFRCLRAMFPGFGVAVTCKVLRHIQAANVDAAFWIVNKEQANLQQDKVAADHTLELLHHLELPPIANKKLKEYMTIGETAEFTGVTTSAIRHWEKEGLLTPVRDPENGYRLFTPTHIRKILLIRTLRSTVYFLKSMKDIVQALDNHSIEQVKKVTENALLIIHERNRQQFQGVHRLVELCNVLGLM, from the coding sequence ATGCGCTACTACAAGCCAAACGAGATCGCGAAGGAGCTTCGCATCAGCACGAGCGCTTTGCGCCACTATGAAGCATGGGGAGTCGTCCCTGCCCCCGCGCGCGCCGCCAACGGGTATCGCCTGTATACGATAGAGCATCTGGCGTATTTCCGCTGCCTGCGCGCCATGTTCCCCGGCTTCGGCGTCGCGGTCACCTGCAAGGTGCTGCGCCATATTCAAGCGGCGAATGTCGACGCCGCCTTCTGGATCGTGAACAAGGAGCAGGCGAACCTTCAGCAGGATAAAGTCGCCGCTGACCACACGCTGGAGCTGCTGCACCATCTTGAGCTTCCTCCGATCGCGAACAAGAAGCTGAAGGAGTACATGACGATTGGCGAGACCGCCGAATTCACCGGCGTGACCACATCTGCCATACGCCATTGGGAGAAGGAAGGATTGCTGACGCCGGTGCGCGATCCGGAAAATGGCTACCGCCTGTTCACGCCGACGCATATCCGGAAAATTTTGCTGATTCGTACGCTGCGAAGCACTGTCTACTTTTTGAAGAGCATGAAGGATATTGTGCAGGCCTTGGACAACCACAGCATTGAACAGGTCAAAAAAGTGACGGAGAATGCCCTCCTCATCATCCACGAGCGCAATCGCCAGCAGTTCCAGGGGGTTCACCGGCTGGTCGAGCTGTGCAACGTGCTAGGGCTGATGTGA
- a CDS encoding helix-turn-helix transcriptional regulator yields MKKVERINIIMRYINNRAHFTISEIMREFNISRSTAIRDIREIEAMGMPLVAEVGRDGGYFVMNNSVLPTVRFTDNEIKALFIAFMATRNLQLPYLKSRQSLAEKLLGLLSENQQDDLVLLNQILLFEGTNPYNPDLLDLSDLPHPMLEKLIQILLSDRYLWIAIQEEKAIKSYPVYLLHLYREKGLWLIEGFDLQDERRRIYPVDNLTDVKPYSAKKRLSKKKIFEKLSKQEEVINLVVELGPKAIAQFKKYHPLKVSISYMDPFQTSAILRTFINVNHSEELTEMTNWLLFLGRDIKIREVPQEVLASLQEKLCLYCP; encoded by the coding sequence ATGAAAAAAGTTGAACGGATTAATATCATTATGCGGTATATCAACAACCGGGCTCATTTTACGATTTCCGAAATCATGCGGGAATTTAATATCTCTCGTTCGACAGCGATTAGAGATATCAGAGAAATTGAAGCCATGGGGATGCCGCTTGTCGCCGAAGTCGGAAGGGATGGGGGTTATTTTGTCATGAACAACTCCGTCCTGCCCACTGTTCGCTTTACCGATAATGAGATTAAAGCTCTTTTTATTGCCTTTATGGCCACAAGAAATCTACAGCTCCCTTATCTAAAGAGCCGTCAGTCTTTAGCTGAGAAATTGCTGGGTCTCCTCTCGGAAAACCAGCAAGATGACCTTGTTCTGTTAAATCAAATCTTGCTTTTTGAAGGGACTAACCCCTATAATCCAGACCTGCTTGATCTGTCGGACCTGCCTCATCCCATGTTGGAAAAACTCATCCAAATCCTTCTTTCGGATCGCTATTTATGGATTGCCATCCAAGAAGAGAAGGCAATAAAGTCTTATCCGGTTTATCTCTTGCACCTTTATCGTGAAAAAGGCCTTTGGTTAATTGAAGGCTTTGACCTACAGGATGAGAGGAGGAGGATTTATCCTGTCGACAATCTTACCGATGTCAAACCATACTCTGCGAAAAAAAGATTAAGCAAGAAAAAGATTTTTGAAAAACTAAGTAAGCAAGAAGAAGTCATTAATCTTGTCGTTGAACTTGGTCCAAAGGCGATTGCCCAGTTCAAAAAGTACCACCCTTTAAAAGTTTCCATTTCCTATATGGATCCTTTCCAAACCTCAGCCATTCTAAGGACTTTTATCAATGTGAATCATTCCGAAGAATTGACCGAAATGACGAATTGGCTGCTTTTTCTTGGGCGGGATATCAAGATCAGGGAAGTGCCGCAAGAAGTCTTAGCAAGTTTGCAAGAGAAATTATGTTTATACTGCCCATAA
- a CDS encoding uridine kinase family protein produces MEFVMKKSAFQTIEQLIQAIDIVPRRHATLVIGIDGCGGSGKSTLASQLAAECPNATVVHMDDFYLPFADIVEGSPMEKPVGADFDWQRMRRQVLCPLSQDREGRYQRYDWDSDTLAEWHTVPVGGVVIVEGVYSIRHELAEQYDVAIWVDCPRETRLSRGLARDGEGARDMWVTNWMVAEDIYMAKHLPHQRADLVVYGTENGGTSVPGLKAKPIIDMMQY; encoded by the coding sequence ATGGAGTTTGTGATGAAAAAAAGCGCATTTCAAACGATCGAGCAGTTGATTCAAGCGATAGACATCGTTCCGCGAAGACATGCGACGCTGGTCATCGGAATCGATGGCTGCGGCGGCTCGGGCAAAAGCACACTCGCATCTCAATTAGCGGCGGAATGTCCGAATGCAACCGTTGTGCATATGGACGATTTTTATTTGCCATTCGCTGATATCGTCGAAGGCTCCCCGATGGAGAAGCCCGTCGGCGCGGATTTCGATTGGCAGCGCATGCGGCGCCAAGTGCTGTGCCCACTCAGCCAAGACCGGGAAGGCCGCTATCAACGGTATGATTGGGATAGCGATACATTGGCGGAATGGCATACGGTTCCGGTGGGCGGGGTGGTCATTGTGGAAGGAGTGTACTCCATCCGGCACGAATTGGCGGAGCAATACGATGTTGCGATATGGGTCGATTGCCCAAGAGAGACGAGACTGTCGAGAGGACTAGCTAGAGACGGAGAAGGAGCGCGCGATATGTGGGTGACTAATTGGATGGTTGCGGAGGACATCTATATGGCGAAGCACCTCCCCCATCAAAGAGCCGACCTGGTGGTCTACGGGACGGAAAATGGAGGTACCTCGGTACCCGGGCTAAAGGCCAAGCCGATCATTGATATGATGCAATATTGA
- a CDS encoding cation:proton antiporter — MDHLVLEVGLAVLLIALVGLLAASIRTSVIPFYILVGMAVGPHAPHIGAFDFRFIESAEVIAFMGRLGVLFLLFYLGLEFSIGRLMKSGRSIVMGGTIYILINFTLGLLYGWVNGFPIEETMVMAGITTISSSAIVAKVLVDLKRTANPETEMILGIIMFEDIFLAVYISVLSGLVLSDSSSVGGVILSALYALGFMLLLLIAGRSAAPLLNKVFNIRSNELFLLLVFGFLFLVAGFSETIHVAEAIGALLTGLILAETMHMKRIEQLILPFRDFFGALFFFSFGLTIVPSALGGALWLSVGAVAVTLFGNFLAGMLAGKSAGLSPKASANIGLTIVSRGEFSIIMANLGKSGGLLELLQPFAALYVLILAILGPLLTKESRLIFRGLNKIFRWEKSKGSVHKRAE, encoded by the coding sequence ATGGATCATCTCGTACTGGAAGTTGGACTTGCCGTTCTTCTCATTGCCCTGGTTGGACTGCTCGCGGCCAGCATTCGGACTTCGGTCATTCCTTTTTATATTTTGGTCGGCATGGCCGTAGGCCCCCATGCGCCGCATATTGGCGCATTCGACTTCCGATTTATCGAGAGCGCGGAGGTCATTGCATTTATGGGACGGCTTGGCGTGCTTTTTCTGCTGTTCTATTTGGGGCTGGAGTTTTCAATCGGCCGCTTAATGAAATCAGGCCGCTCCATCGTCATGGGCGGAACGATCTATATCCTTATTAACTTTACTTTAGGCTTGCTCTATGGGTGGGTCAACGGCTTCCCTATTGAGGAAACGATGGTTATGGCCGGCATTACGACTATTTCATCCAGCGCGATTGTGGCGAAGGTGCTCGTCGATCTGAAGCGAACGGCCAATCCCGAGACCGAGATGATTTTGGGCATCATCATGTTCGAGGACATTTTCCTGGCGGTATACATCTCCGTCCTGTCCGGGCTGGTCCTGAGCGACTCGTCCTCTGTCGGCGGCGTCATATTGTCAGCCTTGTATGCTCTGGGATTCATGCTTCTCTTGCTGATTGCAGGGCGCTCAGCTGCGCCTCTTCTGAATAAGGTCTTCAACATCCGTTCGAATGAATTGTTTTTGCTGCTTGTGTTCGGCTTCTTATTCCTCGTAGCCGGGTTCTCGGAGACGATTCACGTAGCGGAAGCGATCGGAGCGCTGCTGACCGGGCTCATACTCGCTGAGACGATGCACATGAAACGAATCGAGCAGCTGATTTTGCCGTTCCGTGATTTCTTCGGCGCGCTGTTCTTCTTCAGCTTCGGACTGACCATCGTTCCTTCCGCGCTCGGCGGAGCCTTGTGGCTGTCGGTGGGAGCCGTAGCGGTGACCTTGTTCGGCAACTTCCTGGCCGGTATGCTTGCTGGCAAGAGCGCAGGCTTGTCGCCCAAGGCGTCGGCCAATATCGGACTGACCATTGTATCCCGCGGCGAGTTCTCCATTATCATGGCGAACCTCGGCAAATCCGGCGGACTGCTTGAGCTGCTCCAGCCCTTCGCTGCGCTGTACGTCCTCATCCTTGCCATTTTGGGGCCGCTGTTGACGAAGGAATCCCGGCTCATTTTCAGAGGCTTGAACAAAATTTTTCGCTGGGAAAAAAGCAAAGGAAGCGTTCACAAGCGAGCGGAATAA
- a CDS encoding TetR/AcrR family transcriptional regulator, with product MRISKKPEERRNEILDAAELLFTTKGFSKTTVNDILHMVGIAKGTFYYYFQSKEEVMDAIVMRFIDFGVEAAKAVAAHPELTAHDKIFQIMMSQQPDAGRKEQMIEQLHQVNNAEMHQKSLIETILQLTPVLTEVIEQGIAEGVFDTPYPKETVEILLVSSQFIFDEGIFQWQPDELMTKAIAFTSMMEKMLGAEKGSFDYMIGKFGRSLKNGNCNEN from the coding sequence ATGAGGATTTCTAAAAAACCGGAAGAACGAAGAAACGAAATATTGGACGCCGCCGAGTTGCTTTTCACGACAAAAGGTTTTTCCAAAACAACGGTTAACGATATTTTGCACATGGTTGGGATCGCCAAGGGCACGTTCTATTATTACTTTCAATCCAAGGAAGAGGTCATGGACGCGATTGTCATGCGTTTTATTGACTTCGGAGTCGAAGCCGCTAAGGCAGTCGCCGCCCATCCCGAGCTGACGGCTCATGACAAAATATTTCAGATCATGATGTCGCAGCAGCCGGACGCAGGCCGGAAGGAACAAATGATCGAGCAGCTGCACCAAGTGAACAATGCGGAAATGCATCAGAAAAGCTTGATAGAAACGATTCTTCAACTAACCCCAGTCTTGACGGAAGTCATTGAACAAGGAATAGCGGAAGGGGTGTTCGATACTCCTTATCCCAAAGAAACGGTCGAAATCCTGCTGGTGTCTTCCCAATTTATATTTGACGAAGGAATTTTCCAGTGGCAGCCCGATGAATTGATGACCAAAGCAATTGCATTTACTTCCATGATGGAAAAAATGTTGGGAGCGGAAAAAGGCAGTTTCGACTATATGATTGGTAAATTCGGCCGATCTCTGAAAAATGGAAATTGCAATGAAAATTAG